AAGCCAAGCGCCACAGCCCCTGCATCGTCTTCGTGGACGAAATTGACGCTGTGGGACGCCATCGTGGTGCTGGGCTGGGGGGTAGCCACGATGAGCGCGAGCAAACGCTCAACCAGATCCTGGTCGAAATGGACGGGTTTGACACCGACACAAAAGTGATCGTGATCGCGGCGACGAACAGACCCGATATCCTGGACCCCGCGCTCCTTCGTCCGGGCCGCTTCGACCGCCGCGTGGTCCTCGACCGACCCGATATGAACGGGCGCAAAGCGATCCTCGAAGTCCACGTCCGCGGCAAACCCCTTGCTCCAGATGTGGATTTGATGAACCTGGCCAGGCAGACGCCAGGATTTTCTGGCGCCGACATCGAGAACTTAGTGAACGAGGCCGCCATCCTCGCTGCTCGGCGTAACCGCCGCGCTATTGGCATGGAAGAGTTCCAGGAAGCGATCGAGCGCGTGGTGGCCGGACCTGAACGCAAGAGCCGCTTGATCAGCCCAGAAGAGAAGCGAATTATCGCCTACCACGAAGCCGGTCATGCGCTGGTCATGAACTCGTTGCCTCATTGCGACCCGGTGCGCAAGGTGACTATTGTTTCCAGAGGCATGGCCCTGGGCTACACTATGAATTTGCCAGAAGACGACCATTACCTGCAATCCAAGGCGAAATTCGAGGATGAAATAGCGGGGCTCCTGGCTGGCCGGGCAGCAGAGCAGTTGATTTTCGGCGACGTAACTACCGGTGCGAGCAATGATCTCGAGCGAGCCACCAAACTGGCTCGGGCAATGGTTACCCAGTATGGTATGAATGAGAGTTTGGGTCCCCGCACCTTTGGCCAGAAAGAAGAGTTGATCTTCTTGGGTCGGGAAATCGCGGAGCAACGGGATTACAGCGAGAAAGTAGCACAGGAGATAGATGCCGAGATCAAGCGCATCATCACTGCCGCCTACGAGAAAGCAACGCGTCTCCTCACGGAAAAGCGTGACAAATTGGATGAACTTGCCAAGCGCCTGATCGAACAGGAGACCGTTGAGGAATCAGAATTAGCGGAGATACTTG
This window of the Chloroflexota bacterium genome carries:
- a CDS encoding ATP-dependent zinc metalloprotease FtsH → MVSLFYYNFVAPQERIPTVPIDKVAGYVKAGQVEKISVSGDGDDLTVYLKPGNENDKVASRKEHNVSLKDSLSAFGVTEEQYNAIGEITFERPSAWGDVMGILMQFIPLLGFGLILLFMLRQAQSGNNQALSFGKSRARLFTGDKPTVTFADVAGVDEAKQELQEVVEFLREPEKFTALGARIPKGVLLVGAPGTGKTLMARAVAGEAGVPFFSISGSEFVEMFVGVGASRVRDLFDQAKRHSPCIVFVDEIDAVGRHRGAGLGGSHDEREQTLNQILVEMDGFDTDTKVIVIAATNRPDILDPALLRPGRFDRRVVLDRPDMNGRKAILEVHVRGKPLAPDVDLMNLARQTPGFSGADIENLVNEAAILAARRNRRAIGMEEFQEAIERVVAGPERKSRLISPEEKRIIAYHEAGHALVMNSLPHCDPVRKVTIVSRGMALGYTMNLPEDDHYLQSKAKFEDEIAGLLAGRAAEQLIFGDVTTGASNDLERATKLARAMVTQYGMNESLGPRTFGQKEELIFLGREIAEQRDYSEKVAQEIDAEIKRIITAAYEKATRLLTEKRDKLDELAKRLIEQETVEESELAEILGVRSPVPA